In the genome of Candidatus Methylomirabilota bacterium, the window TCCAGGCGGGCCCGGACCACGGGCTGCAGCTCGTGGGGACGCTCCTTCAAGATCTGCACGTGGATGGCGGCGCTCTCGGCCCGGCTGATCACGCCCGTCACGTCGGCCACCGGCGCGGGGTCCGGCACACGCAGGCGAACCAGACGCGCGCCCGCTTCGGCCAGCCGACGGGCGGCCTCCTCGACGGCGGCGGCGACGGCGCCGTCGATGCCGTCGAAATAGTAGTTCTCCGGCACGCCCAGCCGCACACCGGCCACGCCGCCCTCGAGGCCATCGAGGTAGTCGGGCACCGGGCGACGACTCGATGTCCCGTCCTCGGCGTCGTGCCCGGCGATCACCTGCAACAGCACGGCGGCGTCCCGGACGGTGCGGGTCATGGGGCCGAAGTGATCGTTCGACCACGAAAGCGCCATCCCTCCGGCGCGGCTCACCCGGCCATAGGTGGGCTTGAACCCGACGATCCCACACGCGGCGGCCGGCAGCCGGATCGAGCCCCCGGTGTCGGTGCCGAGCGCCCCCAGCGCGAGCCCAGCGGCGACCGCCGCGCCCGATCCGCTGCTCGAGCCGCCCGAGCAGTGGCCGACCCGCCAGGGGTTCTGCACGTGCCCGTGGTGGGCGTTGTCCCCGAAGGGGCCCAGGGCCAGCTCCGACATGTTGAGCTTGCCCAGGGTGACGGCTCCGGCCGCGCGCAGGCGCGCCACGGCCGTGCACTCGCGCTCGGTCCGGAAGTACTCGGCGGTCTGCGTCCCGCAGGACGTCGGTAGCCCGGCGACGAAGCAGAGGTCCTTGTAGGCCAGCGGCAGGCCGTGAAGCGGTCCTCGCCAGCGGCCCGACGCCAGCTCCGCGTCCCGCTCTTTGGCCGTGGCCCGTGCGCCCTCGGCGTCGAGCGTGATGAAGGCGCGCAACCGGGAATCGAGGCGGGCGATCCGAGCCAGGCACGCTTCGACCAGCTCCAGCGAAGAGATCCGGCGAGCCTGCACCGCCGCGCTCTGGGCTTCGAGCGTCCAGTCCGTCATCACGCGGGCTCCGCAGGCGACGGGGCCGAGCTCGCCGACTCCAGAACCACCTGGAAGCGCGCCGGCTCTTCGGCTAGAGCGAGATCACCAGCCCAGCGCTCGATGGCGCCGGCGAGATAGGCCAGGTCGATCGCGAGCGTGGGATCGCGTCGCGGAGCCTCCACGGCCAGGAAGGATACGCTCGCCGGCGACGGGATTCCATCGAGGTCGGTGACAACTTGAGCGGCCCATGACACCCTGTCATGTCCGGGTGGCGGCGCGGCCGCGAACCCGGCGTCGCCGCATCGTTTCCGTCGGTAACCGGTTTGGCCGGGAAATTGAATGCGTTGCCTACGCGGAACGCGTGATGATCCCGCCCACCGCCGCCAAGCCCAGCCTCGATCTCGATCTGATGCTGGCCGACCTGGCCCGCCTCGAGCACGTCCAGGGCGGCCTCGTGATCTCCCCGGACGGCCGGGTCATGGCGATCCACCTGCCCCGTGAGCTTGCCGTCGAGCCGCTGGCCGCCATGGCCACCACGCTGGGACGTGATCTGGAGCTGCAGGAGCCGCCGATACGCCGGGGGACCTTCATGATGGCCCACGTCGCGACCGGCGACGGGACCGTGTTCGTGTGCGCCACGCCCGTCGGCTTCATCGTGCTCCTCGCCGACCCCGAGATGAATCGCAAGGCCGTCCGCCACGCCCTGATCGCGGCGATGCAGGCGGTCCGGCCGGCCTGCGCCTGAACCGACTCGCCCTGCCCTAGCCTCCCAGCGCGGCCTTCGCCGCGGAGCGCCCCGCGATGCGCCCGAAGACGGCTCCGGCCATGAGCCCGGCCCCGCCCGGATAGTTGTGATAGAAGAGACCACCCACCAGTTCCCCGGCTGCGAACAGCCCGGGGATGGGGCGCTCCTCGCAGTCGATCACCTGGGCCTCGCTGCCGATCCGCAGGCCCCCGAACGTGAACGTGATGCCGGTGGTGACCGCGTAGCCCACGAACGGTGGAGTATCCAGCGGCTGCGCCCAGTTCGACTTGGGGGGTGTGATGCCGCGGGTGGCCTTACCGTCCTTGACGGCGGGATTGAACTCGCCCGGCTGCACGGCGGTATTGAACGCGCGGACGGTGCGCACGAACCCCTCGACGTCGATCTCGAGCTTGCGGGCCAGCCCTTCCAGCGTGGGGTCCTCGGCTTTGGTCACCTCCCGGATCCGGTACTCCTCGCGGAGCAGCGACACCACCTTCTGGTCGAAGATCTGGAACGCGGCGCGGCGGGGCTGCTGGATCACGGCGCGACCGTACTTCACGTAGGTGTAGTTGCGGAAGTCGGCGCCCTCGTCGACGAAGCGCTCGCCCCGCAGGTTGACGATGATCCCCAGCGGGTACGAGTGCTTCTGGAAGTTGTCGCCCACTTTGCGGTCCCCGTGCCAGGGCGCGTTGAGGTCCCACTGCACGGCGTGGCAGCCGCTCCAGTGGCCCCAGGGGACGGCGTTGGCGTCGAGGGCCATCCGGATCGCGTCACCCGTGTTGTACGGGGTGCCGCGCACGCGCGCCAGCTCCCAGTTCGGGCCCAGGTACCGCGTGCGCATCTCGGCATTGGCCTCGAACCCGCCGGCGGCCAGCACGACCGCGCGGGCGCCGATCGTCTCGGTGCCCTGCGGCGTGCGGATGACGACGCCGGTGACGCTGCCGCGGTCGTCGGTCACGAGCCGGGTCGCCTTGGCCTCGAAGCGCACGTCGATGCCAGCCTTGGCGGCGGCGGCGTACTCCATGTCGATCAGGCCGGCGCCCCCGCCCACCGCCTCCAGCACCATGCCGCCCCAGAACCGGAACCGGTTGCCGATCTTGTAGGCCTGGCGGCCGAACATGGGGATCCAGCGGATGCCGATGTCCCGCATCCACTGCACCGTGGGCAGCGATTGCCGCACCAGGAGCAGGCCCAGGTCGGCGTCGGCGCAGTCCTCGGTCACGCGCATCAGGTCGTCGTAGTAGGTGTCCTCCGTGTACGGGTCCACCTCCATGGCGGCCACTTCCTGGTCGGACAGGTCGCCGACCAGCGCGCGCAGCTCCTGGAAGGACTTGAAGGCGAAGCGAAAGCCCCCGGCCGTGAAGTACGAGTTACCGCCCCGCCAGGCCTCGGGGGCTTTTTCCAGCACCAGGACGCGGGCGCCGTGCTCGCGCGCCGACAGCGCCGCGCAGAGCGCGGCGCTGCCTCCACCGACCACGATGACGTCGGCCGCCCTGGCCACGTCAGCTCACGATCTCGCTGATCTGGATCTGCGGCGGGATGTCCGTGTAGTTCGCGACGTCGGCCATGAGCTCCTTGCCGTGCTGGCCCATGCCCTTCTGGAAGTTGGCGAGCGCGTCGAAGTAGATGTGGCAGGCGCCCACGAACGGCGCCGGGCTGCCGGGCGCCCCACCGGCCATGCCTTTGTCGACCTCGTACCGGATCATGCCGAAGGGCGTGAGCCGCTGGGCGACCAGCGGCATGTGCTTGTCCTTGTAGTAGGCGTGATCGAACTTCTTGCCCGCTTCGTTGGGGTAGAGCACGCTGATCCGGATCATCGCTGCCTCCTCGGCGGGTGTCAGTGTGACGGGTACGCTAAGCGCCCGGCGCGAGCCTGTCAAGAACTGGAGGGGGGCCGACTGGCGCGCGCCTGTTGCAGCATCTCGATCAAGACGGCGCGGGCCTCGGCGGCCGTGGTGACCTCCCGGGGAAAGGCGACGCGCACGCTCCAGCGTCGGGGGCCGCGACGCAGCCGCAGCTTGAAGCCCAGACGGTCGAGGGAGGTCATGCTGGCCTCGTCGGCCTCCGTGCCGGCGAAGAAGCCAGCATAGAGCCGCAAGGCCTCGGCGTGATCGCGGTTCATGTGCTCCAGGATTCCGCCCGCCACGTCGGCCAGCGGGTCCGGCCGTGCGGCGCCGTACTCGCCGGCGCTCACCCAGCCCATGGCGCCGAACCCGGCCACGAAGTAGACGTCGCGCACCTCGAGGCGCCACAGCGCGAAGTCGGGAAACTCCGCCCAGGAGCGGGCGGGGGGATGCCGCGTCAGGTAGATCTCCCGGTCGGCGCGCTCGCTCGTCGGGACCTGCGTGACTTCACCCATCAGCGTCACCCGCCCTCCGGCCAGCGGCTCGGCTGGCGGGTCGGGCTGGGTGACGAGCAGGCTCGCCCGCGCATCGGCCGTGAGGTTCTGCGTGTGGACGGCCATCGAGGAGATGAGCACGAGCGGCCGGCCGGCGGGATCGAGCGCGTAGGGCATGAGCGAGGCGAACGGGTGACCCGGGTGCTTGCGCGACAGCGTGGCCAGGGTCCCGGTGCGCGCCTGGGCCACGAGCGTCCGCGCCCGCTCGGCGAACGTGGGCTCGGGGACGGGCGGTCTGTCGGTCTGGGCCGCCGGTGGCCCGGCGTGGGAGCTCAAGTCCGGACTCCTTCCCTACTCGCTGGTGGCGGTGAAGGGGCAGATCTGGTTGTAGGCGCAGGAGCGGCAGGCGCCCCAGGACGGCGTGGCCTCGAAGCGGCGGGTCCGGATGCCGGCCGCAGCCGTCTTGACCGCGGCGATCGCCTCCTCGGTGTCGCCGGCGGTGGGCGTATGGCGCCCCACCACGTTGGCGTCGATGAAACGCAGCTCCACGCGCTGGGGCAACTGGCCCGTCATCTCCCGCCAGGCCAGCGCGTACATCTTGAGCTGGAGATTACCGGCCACCCGACGGTCCGCGTCCTTCTGCCGGGT includes:
- a CDS encoding EthD family reductase, producing the protein MIRISVLYPNEAGKKFDHAYYKDKHMPLVAQRLTPFGMIRYEVDKGMAGGAPGSPAPFVGACHIYFDALANFQKGMGQHGKELMADVANYTDIPPQIQISEIVS
- a CDS encoding amidase yields the protein MTDWTLEAQSAAVQARRISSLELVEACLARIARLDSRLRAFITLDAEGARATAKERDAELASGRWRGPLHGLPLAYKDLCFVAGLPTSCGTQTAEYFRTERECTAVARLRAAGAVTLGKLNMSELALGPFGDNAHHGHVQNPWRVGHCSGGSSSGSGAAVAAGLALGALGTDTGGSIRLPAAACGIVGFKPTYGRVSRAGGMALSWSNDHFGPMTRTVRDAAVLLQVIAGHDAEDGTSSRRPVPDYLDGLEGGVAGVRLGVPENYYFDGIDGAVAAAVEEAARRLAEAGARLVRLRVPDPAPVADVTGVISRAESAAIHVQILKERPHELQPVVRARLEVGLQISAYDYIQALRLRAGMARHFVGEVFADVDALLAPTIPEPAPSIDEVTRPPVGEIIAHMTRFSRLTRPFNGLGLPALSVPCGLSPQGLPLGLQIVGRPFDEATVLRVGRAWERLVGGFTGAPPT
- a CDS encoding roadblock/LC7 domain-containing protein: MIPPTAAKPSLDLDLMLADLARLEHVQGGLVISPDGRVMAIHLPRELAVEPLAAMATTLGRDLELQEPPIRRGTFMMAHVATGDGTVFVCATPVGFIVLLADPEMNRKAVRHALIAAMQAVRPACA
- a CDS encoding DUF2470 domain-containing protein, which codes for MSSHAGPPAAQTDRPPVPEPTFAERARTLVAQARTGTLATLSRKHPGHPFASLMPYALDPAGRPLVLISSMAVHTQNLTADARASLLVTQPDPPAEPLAGGRVTLMGEVTQVPTSERADREIYLTRHPPARSWAEFPDFALWRLEVRDVYFVAGFGAMGWVSAGEYGAARPDPLADVAGGILEHMNRDHAEALRLYAGFFAGTEADEASMTSLDRLGFKLRLRRGPRRWSVRVAFPREVTTAAEARAVLIEMLQQARASRPPSSS
- the tcuA gene encoding FAD-dependent tricarballylate dehydrogenase TcuA; the encoded protein is MARAADVIVVGGGSAALCAALSAREHGARVLVLEKAPEAWRGGNSYFTAGGFRFAFKSFQELRALVGDLSDQEVAAMEVDPYTEDTYYDDLMRVTEDCADADLGLLLVRQSLPTVQWMRDIGIRWIPMFGRQAYKIGNRFRFWGGMVLEAVGGGAGLIDMEYAAAAKAGIDVRFEAKATRLVTDDRGSVTGVVIRTPQGTETIGARAVVLAAGGFEANAEMRTRYLGPNWELARVRGTPYNTGDAIRMALDANAVPWGHWSGCHAVQWDLNAPWHGDRKVGDNFQKHSYPLGIIVNLRGERFVDEGADFRNYTYVKYGRAVIQQPRRAAFQIFDQKVVSLLREEYRIREVTKAEDPTLEGLARKLEIDVEGFVRTVRAFNTAVQPGEFNPAVKDGKATRGITPPKSNWAQPLDTPPFVGYAVTTGITFTFGGLRIGSEAQVIDCEERPIPGLFAAGELVGGLFYHNYPGGAGLMAGAVFGRIAGRSAAKAALGG